A stretch of DNA from Dehalococcoidia bacterium:
ATCCCCAAAATGGCCGTATGGTACTGGGTCTTGTAGGAGGCCTTGAGCACGACCAAATTCACGACTTCCTTGTAGAGGCGAGGAAAGTCGTCAAGGAAGCCGGTTTTGAGAACGTCACCGCAACGGTCACTGGTAACCCTACCTTTATGGATTATGAGCAAACGGAAACCCCAAAGACCATTAGCAAGATTATGATGATTGCCGGCATCGGCATGATCCTCGTCCTGGCAGTGCTGTTCAAGACTCGTGGTTCCTTCCCCTGGCGTTGGCTCTCTCTGGGCCTAGTTTTGATTGGTGTGATTTATACTATGGGCATCATGGGATTCATAGACTTGAAAATCACCGTGGTTTCCATGGCAGTATATCCCATATTGCTCGGGTTGGGGGTAGACTATTCCGTCCAAGTCCACAACCGTTATGATGAGGAGCAGCGAAAAGGATTGTCATCCGCGCAAAGCGTGAGAAATACCCTCGAACACATCGGCCCTCCCCTCGTCATAGCCATGATGGTTGCCTGTGCTGGTTTCGCCGCGGTATTTTTTGCCAAAACCCCCATGGTGCAAAGCTTCGGCAAAATGCTGATCCTTGGCGTCGGCGTATGCCTGGTGGTTACATTCATGCTCTTGATTCCTATCCTCTACCTGAAGGATCGACGTCACGACGCTACCAACAAGCCCGATGAGCGAACGGCGACATGGATTGACAATCTCGCTTCATTCATTGCTCACAAAGCAACTAGGTTTGCCATCCCTATCGTCTTGATCGGCATAGGGTTTGCTGTTTTCGGCTGGACTCAAGAGTCTGGTCTAGAGGGCGACATTGGATACAAGAGCTACTTATCTCCCAAACTTGACGTAACCAAGAATCTCACCAAATTAAGCGTGCTGGCTGGAGGGACCAGCCCCGCGGACATGTTGATCACGGCCGATAACGTGCTTGAGCCAGAAATCCTGCAATGGATGGCTGACTCAGAGAAAAGCTTCCTTGTGAATAATCGCCCCAACGATCCAGACAATCCTGGACATTATTCGGCCGCGGCATCAGGAATAGCTGACTTCTTTGTGAGCACATTCGGGGCGTTGCCTACAGATTCGGCGTCGGCACAAGCCATGCTGGAGCAGGTGCCCCACAGGTTGTGGGTCAATTACGTCTCCGCCGATTTCAAGCAAGCTCACATCGGTCTGACTAGCAGTTCGCCGGAAGCTAAGGAAAAGGGTGTCTTTCTTGCAGATGCCAGAAGAGAATTTGGCAATCCACCCGATGGAGTCACTTCTGTGGTGTCGGGCAACGGGCTGCTGACCGACAGAACAGGACGTGATCTGGCAGATAGCCGAGGGAAGTTGACATGGATTGGGGTAGTCTTCATCTTCGTGATGCTGCTGTTTCTTTTCAAGGGTCGAGTTTTGAGAGTTATCGTGGCCACGTTGCCCATTCTCATGATCCTCGGTTGGTCCACAGCAGTGATGTGGGCCAAGGGTCTGAATGTGACCACAATGCTAGCATTAATGCCTGCCCAAGTTATGGGAATTGGAGTGGAGTTCACCGTCCTGCTGCTAATGCGTTACTACGAGGAGCGGGATAAAGGAGGAACACCTATGGATTGCATGGTCACGGCCATGAGCCGGATCGGGCGCGCCATCCTTATCTCAGGATTGATGGTCATGCTGGGCTTTGGATCGTTGTGGTTCGCATTCAATTTCCCATTTCTGAGTCAATTCGGATGGATCACGGTTATCGACATGACTTTGGTTATAATAAGTACATTGGTTGTTCTGCCCGCTATGGTGGTCTATTTTGACACTTGGCGCGAACGCCGGACAGCATCCGTATCTAAACAATCCGCTTGATGAGATATCAGGCCCGCAAATGTCGCCCTGACGTTTGCGGGCCTGTATGTCTCATATTCCTCTTCCAGATTAGGCCGCCGCTTGATATTCAAGACGCTCTCTCTGAACCAGTCACTGCGGCGGAACCGGGACTGACTCCCATAATGATCCCTGTTTAGCTGCTAAAACGGTGCACCGACTCCATTTCGCATGCACAACCTTGCCATGACCGATGATGGTTTAACCGTCAGAGTAGAAGAGTTTTCGGGAGCTATGACCGAATTCTGAACGTGCCAATCGTTCAGTGGAGGCATGGAAGAAATATCAGTCGACACTCCAAAATCCCCATCAGAAACATCTGGCACCACGTGACCACTGAGTTTCTAAATGTGCTCTTGAATATCGACGCGGAGACCTAATTTTGTCAGCTGCTCCTTGATTGCAGTGAGCTTGCTCACATCCTCGGTATCCAGATGGACATATAGATCCTTAATGTTTGCCTCTGGCTTACCAGCGGTATATTCGGTCTTTACCGCGACTCTCTCCTTTTTCACAATCTGCATGACTTCGCAGATAGTATCCGGAGTCCCCGCTTCATATACGATGATGCGTTTGCCGCTCTCATTAATGCCCAACAACGGGTTGAGTATCTTATAGAAGTAATCATTCGCTGTAAGGATGCCTACCACCTTACCATCTTCCACCACTGGAGTTGCGCCTACATGATGCCTCTGCGCAATGGTGGCTGCAGCCTCAGCAGTCATATCCGGAGTAACGGTTACCAGTGATGTTTTCATAACTTTTCTAACCGTTATTCTGGCCAACAGGTAGCTGATGTCCCATAAATTTAACGTGGTGACCGCAGGCAGCGCGGCCCTCTGCAGGAGAGTTTTTGTCACGATGCCCACAAGCATGCTCTTATCCACAACCGGAAGCCGCTCGAAGTTGTGTGCTTCCATGATCTTTCTGGCGTCCATGATCGTCGTCTCGCTGGATACAGTTACCACATTTGTCGTCATAATGTCTCTCACTAACATATGCTTCCCCCCTTGTTTTTCAGAGAATGCAGTCGTCAATAGGGTTGAGGAGAATTCGACAGAGTCTGCAAGGGCCCATGAACATAGCCCATAAAAACACGTCTTTCAGGTCCTTGTGATTTGCCTATGGATACTCTAGATCAGGTTCCAGCCAAGTATAACACAAACTCCGATTCGGGTGTAGCCAAAGGCAACAAGATTTGAGTCTCGATTTGAAGCCTATGCAAAAGAGCCTCAAGCGGGAGTACCGTGGCCCCTGATCCCGTGAGAGGTTGTGAAATCTGCGCTCCTCGTCGGCGAGGCAATCTCTTGTTTGTTGAGGAATCTCTGAATAAGTTGGCCAAGAAACCGAACTGGCGCAATTTCCTACGTAAAATAGCGTTTATTGGCGATTATTCTGTGGTTTCGCCCTCTGAACAACCCCCTAATCATCAGCAAGTCCTTGC
This window harbors:
- a CDS encoding CBS domain-containing protein, which translates into the protein MLVRDIMTTNVVTVSSETTIMDARKIMEAHNFERLPVVDKSMLVGIVTKTLLQRAALPAVTTLNLWDISYLLARITVRKVMKTSLVTVTPDMTAEAAATIAQRHHVGATPVVEDGKVVGILTANDYFYKILNPLLGINESGKRIIVYEAGTPDTICEVMQIVKKERVAVKTEYTAGKPEANIKDLYVHLDTEDVSKLTAIKEQLTKLGLRVDIQEHI
- a CDS encoding MMPL family transporter, whose amino-acid sequence is MMIGKILLSIWDFTEKRVKWVLLIAAILLVVALIGASQVSTSNGYGDYIPKGTQTYDDIYKLDENFSNDQFIVLLEGDNLSQILSDKNLAAMKYFDDYFTGKPNVQFVITPEFIINMMKTSAMAKNPQAADAKSNESWLIDPATGQLSRQGKGVFWNPQNGRMVLGLVGGLEHDQIHDFLVEARKVVKEAGFENVTATVTGNPTFMDYEQTETPKTISKIMMIAGIGMILVLAVLFKTRGSFPWRWLSLGLVLIGVIYTMGIMGFIDLKITVVSMAVYPILLGLGVDYSVQVHNRYDEEQRKGLSSAQSVRNTLEHIGPPLVIAMMVACAGFAAVFFAKTPMVQSFGKMLILGVGVCLVVTFMLLIPILYLKDRRHDATNKPDERTATWIDNLASFIAHKATRFAIPIVLIGIGFAVFGWTQESGLEGDIGYKSYLSPKLDVTKNLTKLSVLAGGTSPADMLITADNVLEPEILQWMADSEKSFLVNNRPNDPDNPGHYSAAASGIADFFVSTFGALPTDSASAQAMLEQVPHRLWVNYVSADFKQAHIGLTSSSPEAKEKGVFLADARREFGNPPDGVTSVVSGNGLLTDRTGRDLADSRGKLTWIGVVFIFVMLLFLFKGRVLRVIVATLPILMILGWSTAVMWAKGLNVTTMLALMPAQVMGIGVEFTVLLLMRYYEERDKGGTPMDCMVTAMSRIGRAILISGLMVMLGFGSLWFAFNFPFLSQFGWITVIDMTLVIISTLVVLPAMVVYFDTWRERRTASVSKQSA